CAGATTTAAACCAAACCGGAGTGCTAGAGCTTCTGCCATGAACACATCTGTACAGGCCCCAGCTACATTGTTACTTGCTGCCAAGAACAACCCCTTACAATCACGCAAAACAGCACCCACAGTTCCTTGAAATGAATCAGCATCAAACGAGGCATCGACGTTTAGTTTGACATATACTGTTGGCGGTCTCTGTCATGGGTTTCTCTTTTCTTTTGCAGAACTAGTAGCAGCCGCCGAGAAGTTCTCAGCAAGGGCACGGATAGATAGAACAATTTGGTTTGGTTGTTGAGTGTGTTCCCCATGACATGGTgtctttttttttgagaattaaATAATATGGTGTCTAAAAAGGGGCTTTTCGGGTGGGGTAGTTATCAAAGACGAAAGGGCTTGCGCGTGGGCCGCGAGAGCTCGCCAGCCTAATCTCGTGTGACCCTCACGGGCCCAGCGCGGCCGCCGATAGTTAAGCACTCCCAAAACAACCGAGCCGATGGCACGGCACCCACCCAATCACCGCCCCCACCACAACACAACAGGGAGAGGAGAAACGAGACGACCGGCGGGCCGGAGGCGGAGCCCTCAACCGGCCCGAGAGAGCCATGTCGGCGGCGTCCTCCCCTCCTCCGGCCGACGCGGCGGCCGCGGGGGCGGAGACGGAGGCCGCGCCCGTCGTCTTCTACTGCTACGAGTGCCAGGCCACCGTCTCCCTCCCTGCGCCGGCCGCCACGCCCTCGCGGCTACTGCTCTGCCCCCGTTGCCGCAGCGACTTCCTCGAGGAGAACCCTAATCCGTCGACCTCgtcccctccaccgccgccgcccccgccgtcgggaTTCCTCTCCGACTCCTCGGAGGAGCCCGACGACATCGACCTCGGGATCGATCACACCGCTGCCCAGGCCTACCTCACCCGCCTCGTTCGCCGCCTCTACGACGATCCCACCTCCGTGGCCACCGCCGCGGCCGCGGCGGTGTCCGTGCTGCAGCAGCAGGGGCACATCGGTGGGCAGGGCCAGCCCCCGGCGCCCGCGGCGTCCATCGCCGCCGTGCCGACGGTGGAGGTGTCCGAGCCCGCCTCGGTCTGCG
This portion of the Triticum dicoccoides isolate Atlit2015 ecotype Zavitan chromosome 7A, WEW_v2.0, whole genome shotgun sequence genome encodes:
- the LOC119330251 gene encoding E3 ubiquitin-protein ligase SIRP1-like; the encoded protein is MSAASSPPPADAAAAGAETEAAPVVFYCYECQATVSLPAPAATPSRLLLCPRCRSDFLEENPNPSTSSPPPPPPPPSGFLSDSSEEPDDIDLGIDHTAAQAYLTRLVRRLYDDPTSVATAAAAAVSVLQQQGHIGGQGQPPAPAASIAAVPTVEVSEPASVCAICKDDLPLAVAARRLPCGHLYHSVCIVQWLEMHNSCPVCRSCLPPTILEEVEPQELDRPPTQITIRFTTNRRRIRTNSDAVAPVATSPTQLAEAMTGEGGTGPANSAETVSSEWPPPPESDAVVSETREIEGFFD